In Streptomyces sp. NBC_01551, one DNA window encodes the following:
- a CDS encoding LLM class flavin-dependent oxidoreductase encodes MQFGIFTVGDVTPDPTNGRTPTERERIKAMVAIALKAEEVGLDVFATGEHHNPPFVPSSPTTMLGYIAARTEKLILSTSTTLITTNDPVKIAEDYAMLQHLADGRVDLMLGRGNTGPVYPWFGQDIRQGINLAKENYALLRRLWREDVVDWEGTFRTPLQAFTSTPRPLDGVPPFVWHGSIRSPEIAEQAAFYGDGFFHNNIFWPADHTRRMVQLYRRRFAHHGHGRPEDAIVGLGGQVFMRKNSQAAVREFRPYFDNAPVYGHGPSLEDFTEQTPLTVGSPQQVIERTLSFRESVGDYQRQLFLMDHAGLPLKTVLEQLDILGEEVVPVLRREFAKGRPADVPEAPTHASLRAVRGVSAA; translated from the coding sequence ATGCAGTTCGGCATCTTCACCGTCGGGGACGTGACCCCCGACCCCACCAACGGTCGCACTCCGACCGAACGCGAGCGCATCAAGGCGATGGTGGCCATCGCGCTCAAGGCCGAGGAAGTCGGCCTGGACGTCTTCGCGACGGGCGAGCACCACAATCCGCCGTTCGTCCCGTCGTCGCCGACGACCATGCTCGGCTACATCGCCGCCCGCACCGAGAAGCTGATCCTGTCCACCTCCACGACGCTGATCACCACGAACGACCCGGTGAAGATCGCCGAGGACTACGCGATGCTCCAGCACCTGGCCGACGGCCGGGTCGACCTCATGCTGGGGCGCGGCAACACCGGTCCGGTCTACCCGTGGTTCGGCCAGGACATCCGCCAGGGCATCAACCTCGCCAAGGAGAACTACGCGCTGCTGCGCCGGCTGTGGCGCGAGGACGTCGTGGACTGGGAGGGCACGTTCCGTACGCCGCTCCAGGCCTTCACGTCGACACCGCGGCCCCTGGACGGCGTCCCGCCGTTCGTCTGGCACGGATCCATCAGGTCCCCCGAGATCGCGGAGCAGGCCGCCTTCTACGGCGACGGCTTCTTCCACAACAACATCTTCTGGCCGGCCGACCACACCCGGCGCATGGTGCAGCTCTACCGGCGCCGGTTCGCGCACCACGGCCACGGCCGGCCGGAGGACGCCATCGTCGGCCTGGGCGGACAGGTCTTCATGCGGAAGAACTCCCAGGCCGCCGTACGGGAGTTCCGTCCCTACTTCGACAACGCTCCCGTGTACGGCCACGGCCCGTCGCTGGAGGACTTCACCGAGCAGACCCCGTTGACGGTGGGCTCTCCCCAGCAGGTCATCGAGCGGACCCTGTCGTTCCGGGAGAGCGTCGGCGACTACCAGCGCCAGCTGTTCCTGATGGACCACGCGGGCCTGCCCCTCAAGACCGTCCTCGAACAGCTGGACATCCTCGGCGAAGAGGTCGTGCCCGTGCTGCGCAGGGAGTTCGCGAAGGGACGTCCGGCCGACGTGCCGGAGGCCCCCACGCACGCGTCCCTTCGAGCCGTCCGGGGGGTGTCCGCCGCATGA
- a CDS encoding FMN reductase: protein MKLIVVSAGLSTPSSTRLLADRLAEAARDELAARGQVPTAEVVELRELAGDIANHLVTGFPPPRLSAAIDAVTAADGLIVVTPVFAASYSGLFKSFFDVIDPDTLSGKPVLIAATGGTARHSLVLEHAVRPLFAYLRAVVVPTAVFAASEDWGSGGDEYTDGLPGRVRRAGVELAALMAARPVGEEPEDDVTVLERQLADLRFD, encoded by the coding sequence ATGAAGCTGATCGTCGTCTCCGCGGGGCTGAGTACCCCTTCCTCCACCCGCCTGCTCGCGGACCGGCTGGCCGAGGCGGCCCGCGACGAACTCGCCGCCAGGGGGCAGGTGCCGACGGCCGAGGTCGTGGAGCTGCGGGAGCTGGCCGGTGACATCGCCAACCACCTCGTGACCGGCTTTCCGCCGCCGCGGCTGAGCGCCGCGATCGACGCGGTGACGGCGGCCGACGGCCTGATCGTGGTGACTCCCGTGTTCGCGGCTTCCTACAGCGGTCTCTTCAAGTCCTTCTTCGACGTGATCGATCCGGACACCCTTTCCGGGAAGCCGGTCCTGATCGCGGCGACGGGCGGCACCGCGCGCCATTCCCTGGTCCTTGAGCACGCAGTGCGCCCGCTCTTCGCCTATCTCCGCGCCGTCGTCGTCCCCACCGCCGTGTTCGCGGCTTCCGAGGACTGGGGCTCGGGGGGAGACGAGTACACCGACGGCCTTCCCGGCCGCGTGCGCCGGGCGGGCGTCGAGCTCGCCGCGCTCATGGCGGCGCGCCCGGTCGGTGAAGAGCCCGAGGACGACGTCACCGTCCTCGAACGGCAACTCGCCGACCTGCGCTTCGACTGA
- a CDS encoding LuxR family transcriptional regulator — MSVNRVTTRTVPEELDGVRTPLRGRDAEMAFIEERLDALGRGEGGIVRVEGPAGIGRSRILAEAAAAARRRGTRVFEGAADPDEQFVPLGPLLDGLLSGEEPLSGAVRLRDLATTPGQRFWLLQELGDRLRETARNGPLLVVLDDLQWCDDLTLLTFNTLAAGLSSHAILWLVAVRGGSVPSGVRTTLDRIRQAGAHELALGALEDQATTRITEDVLGAAPDPDVLRVARRAEGVPQLLVELLGSLREAVTIENGTAGLSAGPPAPRELPSVVRRLDRLSDEARELVQTAAAVGAPVTVALLAELLGRSPAALITAVRESLDADLLTESGDRLAFRHGLIREAVEAGLPLSLRQALRGQAAEPPPGSAASSVEHPGPSAGRAPAAAAEAGTGDAAEADRLRTAAAEYAATAPGPAAERSLMALELTSADAPERPRVIAETIPLLWQTGRAAQARELGATALAAGGLGPEDEALIRLALARLAVQFDFSEAVRQARAGAALPGISLTARGRLLAMLAVGLSMSGEHAAAEQVAAQAWDTAAAAGDRTAEATLTTVRSAVSFHRMDLAEAFRQAERAAALADALGVSTSLWLPEALWHALLSNTTGRTAEALAVAEEGIRITREQGRTAATRMWLMTRTRIHLETGRLSDARADAEAASPATDEPGPGNLADVTLRYVMLRVALHTGDRQTAEAYAAQARRMRSDDAPVVRHFGTWMLALMADYEGRTDRAMAELDAVMTSPAADRPAYAGLIDPADAPVLVRLALRAGRHERAVQAVAMAEKRAVLNPDLPFLAATAAHARGLLDNDLAPLVRAVRLYENCSRVLARASALEDAGRKLAVTRKPEAVPYFETALTLYVRAGAERDVARVRRRLRAAGVRRRPSTAGLSGAWPELTAAEIRVVRLVAQGLTNQQVAEYLSLSPHTVSSHLRRAFTKLDTTSRVELTRLVKHRDSGE, encoded by the coding sequence ATGAGCGTGAACCGAGTGACGACAAGGACCGTGCCCGAGGAGCTCGACGGCGTACGGACACCCCTCCGGGGCAGGGACGCCGAAATGGCGTTCATCGAGGAGCGGCTCGACGCGCTCGGCCGGGGCGAAGGCGGGATCGTCCGCGTCGAGGGCCCCGCCGGCATCGGCAGGTCCAGGATCCTCGCGGAGGCCGCGGCAGCCGCGAGACGGCGCGGGACGAGGGTGTTCGAGGGAGCGGCGGACCCCGACGAACAGTTCGTGCCGCTCGGCCCGCTCCTCGACGGTCTGCTCTCCGGCGAGGAACCCCTGTCCGGCGCCGTCCGCCTCAGGGACCTCGCCACGACGCCCGGCCAGCGCTTCTGGCTGCTCCAGGAACTGGGGGACCGCCTGCGGGAGACGGCGCGAAACGGCCCCCTGCTCGTCGTCCTCGACGACCTCCAGTGGTGCGACGACCTGACCCTTCTCACCTTCAACACCCTCGCGGCCGGACTCTCGTCGCACGCCATCCTGTGGCTGGTCGCCGTGCGCGGCGGCAGCGTGCCGTCGGGAGTGCGCACGACCCTGGACCGGATCCGGCAGGCAGGCGCACACGAGCTGGCGCTGGGAGCGCTGGAGGACCAGGCGACCACACGGATCACCGAGGACGTCCTCGGCGCCGCTCCCGACCCGGACGTCCTCCGCGTCGCCCGCCGCGCCGAAGGAGTCCCGCAGCTGCTGGTCGAGCTGCTCGGGTCGCTGCGGGAGGCGGTGACGATCGAGAACGGCACGGCCGGGCTGTCGGCCGGACCACCCGCCCCACGGGAACTCCCCTCGGTCGTGCGCCGCCTCGACCGGCTGTCCGACGAGGCACGGGAGCTGGTGCAGACGGCGGCCGCCGTGGGCGCCCCGGTCACCGTCGCGCTGCTGGCCGAACTGCTCGGCAGGTCCCCGGCGGCGCTCATCACAGCGGTACGGGAATCCCTCGACGCCGATCTGCTCACCGAGAGCGGCGATCGCCTCGCCTTCCGCCACGGCCTGATCCGTGAGGCGGTGGAAGCCGGCCTCCCCCTGTCCCTGCGTCAGGCCCTGCGTGGTCAAGCCGCCGAGCCGCCGCCGGGGAGCGCGGCCTCCTCTGTCGAGCATCCCGGGCCGTCGGCCGGGAGAGCACCGGCAGCTGCGGCGGAGGCCGGGACGGGAGACGCGGCGGAGGCCGACCGGCTGCGCACCGCCGCGGCGGAGTACGCGGCCACGGCTCCCGGACCCGCTGCGGAACGCAGCCTCATGGCCCTGGAACTCACCTCCGCGGACGCTCCGGAGCGGCCGCGGGTCATCGCCGAGACGATCCCGCTGCTCTGGCAGACGGGCCGGGCCGCCCAGGCGCGTGAACTGGGAGCCACCGCCCTGGCGGCCGGCGGTCTCGGACCCGAGGACGAGGCGCTCATACGCCTGGCCCTGGCACGCCTCGCCGTACAGTTCGACTTCTCCGAGGCGGTCCGGCAGGCCCGAGCCGGGGCGGCACTGCCCGGGATCTCCCTGACCGCGAGGGGGCGACTGCTCGCCATGCTCGCCGTCGGCCTGTCGATGTCGGGCGAACACGCGGCGGCCGAGCAGGTCGCCGCGCAGGCGTGGGACACCGCGGCGGCAGCGGGAGACCGCACCGCCGAGGCCACGCTGACGACGGTCCGCTCGGCCGTGAGCTTCCACCGCATGGACCTGGCCGAGGCGTTCCGGCAGGCCGAGAGGGCCGCCGCGCTGGCCGACGCCCTGGGCGTCAGCACCTCGCTGTGGCTGCCGGAGGCCTTGTGGCACGCCCTCCTGTCGAACACCACCGGACGCACCGCGGAGGCGCTCGCCGTCGCGGAGGAGGGCATCCGGATCACCAGGGAGCAGGGCCGGACGGCCGCCACCCGCATGTGGCTTATGACCCGCACCCGCATCCATCTGGAGACCGGACGGCTGTCGGACGCCCGGGCCGACGCGGAAGCCGCGTCCCCGGCGACCGACGAACCCGGCCCGGGCAACCTCGCCGATGTCACGCTCCGGTACGTGATGCTGCGCGTCGCCCTCCACACCGGCGACCGGCAGACCGCGGAGGCGTACGCGGCACAGGCGCGGCGCATGCGGAGCGACGACGCACCCGTCGTCCGGCACTTCGGCACCTGGATGCTGGCGCTGATGGCCGACTACGAAGGCCGGACCGACCGCGCCATGGCCGAGCTCGACGCGGTGATGACGTCGCCCGCCGCGGACCGGCCCGCCTACGCCGGCCTGATCGACCCTGCCGACGCCCCGGTGCTCGTCCGCCTGGCGCTGCGCGCGGGCAGGCACGAACGGGCCGTGCAGGCGGTCGCCATGGCCGAGAAGCGAGCCGTGCTCAATCCCGACCTCCCGTTCCTCGCCGCAACCGCCGCGCACGCCCGGGGGCTCCTCGACAACGACCTCGCCCCTCTCGTACGCGCCGTTCGGCTGTACGAGAACTGCTCTCGGGTGCTGGCCCGGGCGTCGGCGCTGGAGGACGCCGGACGCAAGCTGGCGGTCACCCGCAAGCCGGAAGCGGTCCCGTACTTCGAGACGGCCCTCACGCTCTATGTGCGAGCGGGCGCCGAGAGGGACGTCGCACGCGTCCGCCGGCGTCTGCGGGCCGCTGGTGTCCGCCGCCGGCCCTCGACGGCCGGGCTCTCCGGGGCATGGCCCGAGCTGACGGCCGCGGAGATACGGGTGGTACGGCTCGTGGCACAAGGGCTGACCAACCAGCAGGTGGCCGAGTACCTCTCCCTCTCGCCGCACACGGTGAGTTCGCACCTGCGCCGGGCCTTCACCAAGCTGGACACCACCTCGCGCGTGGAGCTGACCCGGCTGGTGAAGCATCGTGACAGCGGAGAGTAG
- a CDS encoding CdaR family transcriptional regulator — MTVRLLRARPGSPELQALVDELAERLGRSVAVDDPLVRMVCTSRHFGDEDPVRIGTLLQGRADNATIRYVLAQGVTQWSRAGFIDGRDDLGLLPRYVVPLRERGHLLGLLMVVVPEKALGERETHAIARAADAMAAQMFGEYIAADTRRVDERDLVLALVGTDVAARTTARRRGKELGLLGAAEHVLVTVVQLSCATEFVRQSEAALWGALEGFRQTRSAQGLIAIGRERATLLQLRDRPPGQDEVTAQSARILDELRTFLGPSADPVIGVGGRHPGLDDAWTSYEQALVAARAARRLPTLKSAGDWELLGELAVLLQLPEHALNASLVPKPLRTLSEAHAGDRLRDTLRCFLEHAGSIPRTADALGIHRTSLYYRLRQIQEITGLDLDDGAHRLTLHLGLRIEELLAPGGDGAV; from the coding sequence GTGACCGTAAGGCTCCTGCGAGCCCGCCCCGGCAGCCCCGAGCTCCAGGCGCTTGTCGACGAGCTCGCGGAGCGGCTCGGCCGGTCCGTCGCCGTCGACGACCCGCTGGTCCGCATGGTCTGCACGAGCCGCCACTTCGGCGACGAGGACCCGGTCCGCATCGGCACCCTGTTGCAGGGCCGCGCCGACAACGCGACCATCCGCTACGTCCTCGCCCAGGGCGTGACCCAGTGGTCCCGAGCCGGATTCATCGACGGCCGTGACGATCTCGGACTGCTGCCCCGTTACGTCGTGCCGCTGCGCGAGCGCGGGCACCTCCTCGGGCTGCTCATGGTGGTCGTGCCCGAGAAGGCGCTAGGAGAGCGGGAGACACATGCCATCGCCCGGGCCGCGGACGCCATGGCCGCCCAGATGTTCGGAGAGTACATCGCCGCCGACACCCGGAGGGTCGACGAGCGGGACCTGGTCCTCGCACTCGTCGGTACCGACGTCGCCGCCCGTACCACCGCACGGCGGCGAGGCAAGGAACTCGGACTGCTCGGAGCGGCGGAGCACGTCCTTGTCACCGTCGTCCAGCTGAGCTGCGCGACGGAGTTCGTGCGGCAGTCCGAGGCTGCCCTGTGGGGGGCGTTGGAGGGGTTCCGGCAGACGCGCTCTGCCCAGGGCCTCATCGCGATCGGCAGGGAGCGGGCGACGCTGCTCCAGCTGCGCGACCGCCCACCCGGCCAGGACGAGGTCACGGCACAGTCCGCTCGCATCCTGGACGAACTCCGCACCTTCCTGGGCCCGTCGGCGGACCCGGTGATCGGCGTCGGTGGCCGACACCCCGGCCTGGACGATGCATGGACGTCGTACGAGCAGGCGCTGGTGGCGGCGCGCGCGGCACGCCGACTGCCCACCCTGAAGAGCGCCGGTGACTGGGAGCTGCTCGGGGAACTCGCCGTGCTGCTCCAGCTCCCCGAGCACGCCCTGAACGCGTCCCTGGTCCCGAAGCCGCTCCGTACCCTGAGCGAGGCTCATGCCGGCGACCGCCTGCGGGACACGCTGCGCTGCTTCCTCGAACACGCGGGATCGATTCCCCGGACCGCGGACGCGCTGGGAATCCACCGCACCTCGCTCTACTACCGCCTGCGCCAGATCCAGGAGATCACCGGACTGGACCTCGACGACGGCGCCCACCGGCTCACTCTGCACCTCGGCCTCAGGATCGAGGAACTCCTCGCCCCCGGCGGCGACGGGGCCGTCTGA
- a CDS encoding alpha/beta fold hydrolase, protein MKELITTDGARLAYQDTGGEGVPLVMLHGWGQTQAMFRHQIEGLAPGRRVVTVDLRGHGKSGKPRHGYRIARLSRDVLELVDHLGLDRFDALGWSMGVSVWWSFIDQYGTGRIRRFVAVDQPAAVAAVPWMTEREQRDSGAIFDVSGLLYLGAALAGPEGDTVRADFVRGMFSGEPDPEVLAFVGEEIRSTPAYAGVPLLFDHCAQDWRDVLPRIDVPTLVIGCEGSHVHPDSQRFVAERIPGARLHVFASDVASSHFPFLENPPAFNAVVEKFLAEEPANGA, encoded by the coding sequence ATGAAGGAACTGATCACGACGGACGGCGCACGGCTCGCGTACCAGGACACCGGCGGCGAGGGCGTCCCGCTGGTGATGCTGCACGGCTGGGGGCAGACGCAGGCGATGTTCCGCCACCAGATCGAGGGGTTGGCGCCCGGCCGTCGCGTCGTCACCGTCGACCTCCGCGGCCATGGGAAATCCGGCAAGCCGCGGCACGGCTACCGCATCGCCCGGCTCTCCCGCGATGTGCTCGAACTCGTCGACCATCTCGGTCTCGACCGTTTCGACGCACTGGGCTGGTCCATGGGTGTCTCGGTGTGGTGGAGCTTCATCGACCAGTACGGGACCGGACGGATCCGGCGCTTCGTCGCCGTCGACCAGCCCGCGGCGGTCGCCGCCGTGCCCTGGATGACCGAGCGGGAACAGCGGGACTCCGGTGCCATCTTCGATGTGTCGGGGCTGTTGTACCTGGGTGCGGCCCTCGCGGGGCCGGAGGGCGACACGGTCCGCGCCGACTTCGTGCGCGGCATGTTCTCCGGCGAGCCCGACCCCGAGGTGCTGGCCTTCGTCGGCGAGGAGATCCGGTCGACACCCGCCTACGCGGGCGTACCGCTGCTGTTCGACCACTGCGCGCAGGACTGGCGCGACGTGCTTCCCCGGATCGATGTGCCGACCCTGGTGATCGGCTGTGAGGGAAGCCATGTGCACCCCGATTCGCAGCGCTTCGTCGCCGAGCGGATTCCCGGCGCACGCCTGCACGTCTTCGCCTCCGACGTGGCGAGCTCGCACTTCCCCTTCCTGGAGAACCCGCCGGCCTTCAACGCCGTGGTGGAGAAGTTCCTGGCCGAGGAGCCGGCGAACGGGGCGTGA
- a CDS encoding helix-turn-helix domain-containing protein, producing the protein MPETNDRTHVYLGVHVRGPVTVVHERAKSLLEPNDLVFCDPARRHLLQFGEDCQMIFFRVPRCYLGVTESELNQVLGVPVRGGEGIGALASDFLTALAGKAEFRRSTIGDRRARTAVHLLSVLVMELLEADTTDEADDASGAVNEMLSRIRAYIEEHLMDPDLSPESIARAHHISVRYLQKLFQNDGSTVSQWVRERRLDFCRLELGRSSRRITMAAVAHRWGFSSPSHFSRTFRGAYGMSPSEWQALATSAFAPTTADAQNERSR; encoded by the coding sequence ATGCCGGAGACGAACGACCGGACCCACGTCTACCTCGGCGTCCATGTCCGTGGGCCCGTCACCGTCGTCCACGAGCGCGCCAAGAGCCTGTTGGAGCCGAACGACCTTGTCTTCTGCGACCCGGCCCGACGGCATCTGCTGCAGTTCGGAGAAGACTGCCAGATGATCTTCTTCCGGGTGCCCCGGTGCTATCTGGGCGTCACGGAGTCGGAACTGAACCAGGTGCTCGGCGTACCCGTACGCGGCGGGGAGGGGATCGGGGCGCTGGCGTCCGACTTCCTGACCGCGCTCGCCGGCAAGGCGGAGTTCCGCCGGTCCACGATCGGGGACCGGCGTGCCCGGACGGCCGTACACCTCCTCTCCGTCCTGGTCATGGAGCTCCTCGAAGCGGACACGACGGACGAGGCCGACGACGCGTCCGGGGCCGTCAACGAGATGCTGTCCCGGATCCGCGCCTACATCGAAGAGCATCTGATGGACCCGGACCTCTCACCGGAGTCGATCGCACGCGCCCACCACATCTCCGTCCGGTACCTGCAGAAGCTCTTCCAGAACGACGGCAGCACGGTGAGCCAATGGGTGCGGGAACGCAGGCTCGATTTCTGCCGGCTCGAACTGGGCCGCTCCAGCCGGAGAATCACCATGGCCGCGGTGGCCCACCGCTGGGGCTTCAGCAGCCCCTCGCACTTCAGCCGCACCTTCCGTGGGGCCTATGGCATGAGCCCCAGCGAATGGCAGGCGCTGGCGACCTCGGCCTTCGCGCCGACGACTGCCGACGCCCAGAACGAGCGAAGTCGCTGA
- a CDS encoding alpha/beta fold hydrolase: MTHPTVVLVHGAFADATGWIGVISELRSSGIPVIAPSNPLRGLTSDAAYLASVLAQLDGSAVLVGHSYGGALITVAGTAENVVALVYVAAYVPHEGESLGQLQAGFPESPLTGNLKEWTYPLLDGDSAVEVTIEETAFPSVFAADVPEDIAGVLAAAQRPLATAAFTETASAAAWRTKPSWALVAGSDRTISPEVQRFGATRAGAVVVELPDASHAVVLSEPARVADLIRDAVRAAS; this comes from the coding sequence ATGACCCACCCCACCGTCGTCCTGGTGCACGGTGCCTTCGCCGACGCGACAGGCTGGATAGGCGTCATCTCGGAACTGCGGAGCAGCGGTATCCCGGTGATCGCTCCGTCGAACCCGCTGCGGGGCCTGACGTCGGATGCCGCCTACCTCGCCTCCGTCCTGGCCCAGCTCGACGGCTCGGCCGTACTCGTCGGCCACTCGTACGGCGGTGCGCTGATCACCGTGGCCGGCACCGCGGAGAACGTCGTGGCGCTCGTCTACGTGGCCGCCTACGTGCCCCACGAGGGCGAGAGCCTCGGCCAGCTCCAGGCGGGCTTTCCCGAATCCCCCCTGACGGGCAACCTGAAGGAGTGGACGTACCCGCTCCTCGACGGTGACTCGGCGGTCGAGGTCACCATCGAGGAGACGGCCTTTCCCTCCGTGTTCGCGGCGGACGTGCCCGAGGACATCGCCGGCGTCCTGGCAGCGGCCCAACGCCCGCTCGCCACGGCCGCCTTCACGGAGACCGCATCCGCGGCGGCGTGGCGGACCAAACCGTCCTGGGCCCTGGTGGCCGGGTCGGACCGCACGATCAGCCCCGAGGTCCAGCGCTTCGGCGCCACACGGGCCGGCGCCGTCGTCGTCGAACTTCCGGACGCCTCCCACGCCGTCGTACTCTCCGAGCCCGCACGGGTCGCCGACCTGATCAGGGACGCGGTACGGGCGGCGAGCTGA
- a CDS encoding methyltransferase domain-containing protein — MAISGLVLSFVPAPEPAVAEMARILRPGGTLAAYLWDYTQGGMELIRYFWEAAVSLDEGSRELDEALRLPLRAPGPLDEFLRAADLADVEVDEINIPTRFRNFDDYWAPFLGGQGHAPPESHGRVSRCRKGPRRRSVRRGPFRTVRQRQAADRRIYKLQKSAIS, encoded by the coding sequence GTGGCGATCAGCGGCCTGGTCCTCAGCTTCGTCCCTGCTCCTGAGCCGGCCGTCGCAGAGATGGCCCGCATCCTGCGCCCCGGCGGCACGCTCGCCGCGTACCTCTGGGACTACACCCAGGGAGGCATGGAACTCATCCGCTACTTCTGGGAAGCCGCCGTCTCCCTGGACGAGGGCAGCCGGGAGCTGGACGAGGCTCTCCGGCTCCCCCTGCGCGCGCCCGGTCCGTTGGACGAGTTCCTGCGAGCGGCCGACCTGGCGGACGTGGAGGTCGACGAGATCAACATCCCCACACGCTTCAGGAATTTCGACGACTACTGGGCCCCGTTCCTGGGCGGGCAAGGGCATGCCCCGCCTGAATCTCACGGGCGTGTCTCCCGGTGCCGGAAGGGACCTCGCCGCCGGTCGGTGCGGCGAGGTCCCTTCCGTACAGTGCGCCAGCGGCAGGCAGCGGATCGCAGGATCTACAAATTGCAGAAATCTGCAATTTCATAG
- a CDS encoding metalloregulator ArsR/SmtB family transcription factor produces the protein MPVPLYQAKAEFFRMLGHPVRIRVLELLQDGPMPVRDLLAAIEVEPSALSQQLAVLRRSGIVTSTRNGATVVYALAGGDVAQLMLAARRILTEVLTGQSELLEELRASKVAAS, from the coding sequence GTGCCGGTTCCGCTGTACCAGGCCAAGGCCGAGTTCTTCCGGATGCTCGGGCACCCGGTGCGGATAAGGGTTCTGGAGCTGCTGCAGGACGGGCCGATGCCGGTGCGGGACCTGCTGGCCGCGATCGAGGTCGAGCCCTCCGCCTTGTCCCAGCAGCTCGCGGTCCTGCGCCGCTCGGGGATCGTCACCTCGACCCGTAACGGCGCTACCGTCGTCTACGCACTGGCCGGCGGGGACGTCGCGCAGCTGATGCTGGCCGCGCGGCGGATCCTGACCGAGGTCCTGACCGGGCAGAGCGAGCTGCTCGAGGAGCTGCGCGCGTCCAAGGTTGCGGCCTCGTGA
- a CDS encoding SulP family inorganic anion transporter: MARNPRRDLLAGLTVAIVALPLALGFGVSSGLGAEAGLATAVVAGALAALFGGSNLQVSGPTGAMTVVLVPIVARYGPGGVLTVGLMAGVLLIGLALLRAGQYMRYVPAPVVEGFTLGIACVIGLQQIPNALGVAEPEGEKVLLVAWRALVEFVAFPNLTAIGLSVGVAAVMLAGARWKPRVPFSIVAVIVATVIAQVFRLDEAAPIGDLPSGLPAPSLAFLNASAFGSLLAPAVAVAALAALESLLSATVADGMTVGQKHDPDKELFGQGIANLAAPLFGGVPATAAIARTAVNVRTGASSRLAALTHAAVLAVIVFAAAPLVSKIPLAALAGVLLATAIRMVEVGSLKAMAKATRSDAVVLVLTAAATLILDLVYAVIIGLVVAGALALKAVASQARMEQVDFRPDLPGEHSDEEHALLAEHIVAYRIDGPLFFAGAHRFLLELSEVADVKVVILRMARVTTLDATGALVLKDAVEKLNRRGIAVMTSGIRPGQRQALDAVGALDLLRPEGREYATTPEAIAGARKHLEQAGLLPRTHHRPHRIRKAAR; the protein is encoded by the coding sequence ATGGCCCGCAACCCCCGACGGGATCTCCTGGCCGGCCTCACGGTGGCGATCGTCGCCCTTCCCCTCGCCCTCGGGTTCGGGGTCTCCTCCGGGCTGGGCGCGGAGGCGGGGCTGGCCACCGCCGTGGTCGCGGGCGCGCTCGCCGCCCTCTTCGGCGGGTCGAACCTCCAGGTGTCCGGCCCGACCGGCGCGATGACCGTCGTCCTGGTGCCGATCGTCGCCCGGTACGGGCCCGGCGGTGTCCTGACCGTCGGGCTGATGGCCGGCGTGCTCCTGATCGGTCTCGCCCTGCTGCGGGCCGGGCAGTACATGCGGTACGTGCCGGCACCGGTGGTGGAGGGCTTCACCCTGGGGATCGCGTGCGTGATCGGCCTCCAGCAGATACCCAATGCCCTCGGGGTCGCCGAGCCGGAGGGGGAGAAGGTCCTGCTCGTGGCGTGGCGGGCGCTCGTGGAGTTCGTCGCCTTCCCGAACTTGACGGCGATCGGCCTCTCGGTGGGTGTCGCGGCGGTGATGCTGGCCGGGGCCCGGTGGAAGCCGAGGGTCCCGTTCTCGATCGTCGCGGTCATCGTCGCAACCGTGATCGCGCAGGTCTTCCGTCTTGACGAGGCGGCCCCGATCGGTGACCTTCCCTCCGGGCTCCCCGCTCCGTCCCTGGCCTTCCTCAACGCTTCCGCGTTCGGGTCGCTGCTGGCCCCGGCGGTCGCGGTCGCGGCGCTCGCCGCGCTGGAGTCGCTTCTGTCGGCGACCGTGGCGGACGGGATGACGGTGGGGCAGAAGCACGATCCGGACAAGGAGCTCTTCGGGCAGGGCATCGCCAACCTAGCGGCCCCGCTGTTCGGCGGCGTGCCGGCCACCGCCGCGATCGCCCGCACGGCCGTCAACGTCCGCACCGGCGCCTCCTCCCGGCTGGCCGCGCTCACCCACGCCGCGGTACTCGCAGTGATCGTGTTCGCCGCAGCCCCCCTCGTCTCGAAGATCCCCCTCGCCGCACTGGCCGGCGTTCTGCTGGCGACCGCGATCCGCATGGTCGAGGTCGGCTCACTAAAAGCGATGGCCAAGGCAACCCGCTCGGACGCCGTCGTCCTCGTCCTGACCGCCGCCGCCACCCTGATCCTCGACCTCGTGTACGCGGTGATCATCGGCCTCGTCGTCGCGGGAGCCCTCGCCTTGAAGGCAGTGGCGAGCCAGGCTCGGATGGAGCAGGTCGACTTCCGCCCGGACCTGCCCGGCGAGCACAGCGACGAGGAACACGCCCTGCTGGCCGAGCACATCGTGGCCTACCGCATAGACGGCCCCCTCTTCTTCGCCGGCGCCCACCGCTTCCTCCTCGAACTCTCCGAAGTAGCCGACGTGAAGGTGGTCATCCTGCGCATGGCGCGGGTGACCACCCTGGACGCCACCGGCGCCCTCGTTCTGAAGGACGCGGTCGAGAAGCTGAACCGGCGCGGCATCGCCGTCATGACCTCCGGCATCCGGCCCGGCCAGCGCCAGGCCCTGGACGCCGTCGGCGCCTTGGACCTGCTGCGCCCGGAAGGCCGTGAGTACGCCACCACCCCCGAGGCGATCGCCGGCGCCCGCAAACACCTGGAGCAGGCGGGCCTGCTGCCCCGTACGCATCACCGACCGCACCGCATCCGGAAGGCCGCACGATGA